The following are from one region of the Hydrogenimonas sp. SS33 genome:
- a CDS encoding GIY-YIG nuclease family protein, with translation MNFTEVVKKILENQPMTPQQIRDEIKKKYPEFYGTESHQRNFEKGHYNSIDHAVLAQIYSIIKTNDNFLIDKSTKPLTVIIDKPEPIINDKGYVIEDYEKEEGIVYVLKTNTFTKDNLEIIKIGFTTQDVETRINQLYTTGVPFKFTLFKSYPTKNYIELEKALHKLLEPFKLNNTREFFTEEALEYIDEIVNIHSKILNKKMDDK, from the coding sequence ATGAACTTTACAGAAGTAGTCAAAAAAATTTTAGAAAATCAGCCAATGACTCCACAGCAAATAAGAGATGAAATCAAAAAAAAGTATCCTGAATTCTACGGAACAGAATCACATCAAAGAAACTTTGAAAAAGGGCATTACAATAGTATCGATCATGCAGTATTGGCACAAATTTATAGTATTATTAAAACTAACGACAATTTTTTAATTGATAAATCAACAAAACCATTAACTGTAATTATTGATAAACCAGAGCCTATTATTAATGATAAGGGTTATGTTATAGAAGATTATGAGAAAGAAGAAGGCATAGTTTATGTTTTGAAAACAAATACTTTTACAAAAGATAATCTTGAAATAATCAAAATTGGATTTACTACACAAGATGTTGAAACAAGAATAAACCAACTATATACAACCGGTGTTCCATTTAAATTTACATTATTTAAATCATATCCAACAAAAAACTATATTGAGCTTGAAAAAGCACTACATAAATTACTGGAACCATTTAAACTAAATAATACAAGAGAATTTTTTACAGAAGAAGCGTTAGAATATATTGATGAGATAGTAAATATACATAGTAAAATATTAAACAAAAAAATGGATGACAAATAA